The Anastrepha ludens isolate Willacy chromosome 2, idAnaLude1.1, whole genome shotgun sequence genome contains a region encoding:
- the LOC128871675 gene encoding histone acetyltransferase type B catalytic subunit, producing the protein MANLHDFEELVSDALEVVEFKLIRRKQDIEDDSLTFHPLMAHQLFGETESIFGYRDLHVRILYTAGPLHIYIGVEYSSRVDEISKGDISADSVVRTIAEKLPDGCFFINMDEFLKTLDKADKFQPFGEKLSELKVTDAQGKKRLFEIYLCNYKVPSFLKFFGRLQTFILWFVDAASYIDVDDAQWSFFVCYEKYKNDNSNYQYATVGYTTVYEYYAYPQHIRPRISQVLVLPPFQKLGIGTKFIETIYKHYQPQKNVIDMTVEDPSDDFQRLRNFVDARLCMGLKSFARDVIKKGFNKEMVREARESLKLNPRQCRRVYEILRFFYTNCLDKDDYHAYRLDVKRRLNAVHYKQLNDIKKMEKAKVDTEWLRARLPTQSQRIEQLRNEYEQVENEYKEIVKKLRTVC; encoded by the exons ATGGCGAATCTACACGATTTTGAGGAACTGGTGTCGGATGCACTTGAAGTTGTGGAATTTAAATTAA TACGCCGCAAGCAGGATATAGAGGATGATAGTTTAACATTCCATCCCTTGATGGCACATCAACTTTTTGGGGAAACGGAGAGCATATTTGGTTATAGAGATTTACATGTGCGTATATTATACACAGCCGGACCACTCCACATTTATATTGGTGTCGAATATAGTAGTCGAGTTGATGAAATATCCAAAGGAGACATAAGTGCCGACAGTGTCGTGAGAactattgctgaaaaattgCCCGATGGCTGTTTCTTCATCAATATGGATGAGTTTCTGAAAACACTTGATAAAGCAGACAAATTTCAACCTTTTGGTGAAAAGTTGTCGGAACTCAAAGTAACTGATGCGCAAGGCAAGAAGCGATTGTTCGAAATATATCTCTGTAATTATAAGGTGCCGtcgttcttaaaatttttcggcCGCTTACAAACTTTTATACTTTGGTTTGTTGATGCGGCTTCCTACATTGATGTAGATGATGCCCAGTGGAGTTTTTTCGTATG CtatgaaaagtataaaaatgatAATAGCAACTATCAATACGCAACCGTTGGCTACACCACTGTATACGAATACTACGCCTATCCGCAGCATATACGGCCACGCATTAGCCAGGTGCTAGTTCTACCACCATTCCAAAAACTAGGCATTGGCACAAAATTCATAGAAACCATATATAAGCATTACCAGCCACAAAAAAATGTCATCGATATGACAGTTGAAGACCCATCTGACGATTTTCAGCGATTACGCAATTTCGTAGATGCGCGTTTATGTATGGGGTTAAAAAGTTTCGCAAGAGATGTCATTAAGAAAGGTTTCAATAAGGAAATGGTGCGGGAAGCACGTGAATCACTTAAG TTGAATCCTCGTCAGTGCCGCCGCGTCTATGAAATACTGCGTTTCTTTTATACAAACTGTCTCGATAAAGATGATTATCATGCCTATCGTTTGGATGTGAAGCGACGTTTAAATGCTGTACATTACAAGCAGTTGAATGACATTAAGAAAATGGAAAAGGCAAAAGTGGATACAGAATGGTTGAGAGCGCGCTTACCCACACAAAGTCAGCGCATCGAACAATTGCGAAACGAGTATGAGCAAGTAGAAAATGAatataaagaaattgttaaaaagcTACGTACGGTTTGCTAA
- the LOC128871673 gene encoding 26S proteasome non-ATPase regulatory subunit 12, protein MDNYLFEGGRITKMEVDYSPACDEKIPLAKDMARKNPEAFHDAIEILLQLEKQTRLGADMVSCSRVLVAICQICFDAQNWNALNEYVSLLARRRSQLKQAVSKMIQECCTYVEKTPDKATKLKLIDTLRTVTEGKIYVEIERARLTKILADIKEADGDIAGAAAVMEELQVETYGSMDKREKVELILEQMRLCLLKEDFVSTQIIAKKISIKFFDDPIQHDLKLKFYNLMIRLDRDSSFLKTSRHYQAIAEPARPAPAVAELTEEEKKKLSEEDKKKREDEIKAAAVAAAALSSVELTPEQEKEQKEKLICAVLYCVLAPYDNEQSDMMAHLSKNKKLEGIPAYREILRLFMSKELISFDTFNVDFGTVLAENDMFKESTKHGRKCIAELKDRLIEHNIRIIAMYYSRIHLQRMSELLNLPSNRCEEYLSKLANSDTIRVKIDRPVGIVYFTTKKSASDILNNWANDVNQLMSLVNKTCHLINKEECIHSAIGIAVEE, encoded by the exons ATGGATAATTATTTGTTCGAAGGAGGTCGCATCACCAAAATGGAGGTTGATTATTCACCTGCCTGTGATGAGAAAATTCCATTAGCTAAAGATATGGCCAGGAAGAATCCTGAAGCTTTTCATGATGCCATCGAGATACTGTTGCAACTTGAAAAGCAAACGCGTTTG GGCGCCGATATGGTATCTTGCTCGCGAGTTCTTGTCGCAATATGCCAGATTTGTTTCGACGCTCAAAACTGGAATGCTTTGAATGAATACGTTTCATTGCTAGCGCGTCGCCGCTCGCAGCTAAAGCAAGCTGTTTCAAAGATGATTCAGGAGTGCTGCACTTACGTTGAAAAAACACCTGATAAGGCCACCAAATTAAAACTGATTGATACGCTGCGCACAGTCACAGAAGGCAAAATATATGTAGAAATTGAGCGCGCCCGTTTAACAAAAATCTTAGCTGACATCAAAGAGGCCGATGGTGATATTGCAGGGGCTGCCGCTGTAATGGAAGAACTACAAGTAGAAACATACGGTTCAATGGATAAGCGGGAGAAGGTTGAATTGATTTTAGAGCAAATGCGGCTTTGTCTACTAAAAGAAGATTTCGTTTCCACGCAAATCATTGCCAAGAAGATAAGCATAAAATTCTTCGATGACCCAATACAGCACGACCTAAAGTTGAAATTCTACAACTTAATGATTCGGTTGGACCGAGATAGTTCGTTCTTGAAAACCTCGCGTCACTATCAAGCAATCGCTGAACCAGCACGTCCAGCACCCGCAGTAGCAGAGTTGACTGAagaggagaaaaaaaaattgagtgaaGAAGATAAAAAGAAGCGTGAAGATGAAATCAAGGCAGCTGCTGTGGCAGCCGCCGCTTTGTCATCTGTCGAATTGACTCCAGAACAAGAAAAGGAGCAAAAGGAAAAACTGATTTGTGCTGTGTTATACTGCGTATTAGCGCCGTATGACAACGAACAGAGTGATATGATGGCACATTTGTcgaaaaataagaaacttgAAGGCATACCCGCTTACCG TGAAATACTACGTTTATTCATGTCGAAAGAGCTTATAAGTTTTGACACATTCAATGTTGATTTTGGTACCGTGCTAGCCGAGAATGATATGTTTAAAGAAAGCACAAAGCATGGACGCAAATGCATTGCTGAGCTAAAGGATCGACTAATAGAACAT AATATTCGTATAATCGCTATGTACTATTCTCGCATTCACCTTCAACGCATGAGTGAATTACTCAACTTACCGTCAAACCGGTGTGAAGAATATCTTTCAAAGTTGGCGAATAGCGATACCATACGCGTTAAAATTGATCGACCAGTAGGAATTGTTTACTTCACCACAAAGAAGAGCGCCTCCGATATACTGAATAACTGGGCGAACGACGTGAATCAACTGATGTCACTGGTGAACAAGACTTGTCATCTTATCAATAAGGAAGAGTGCATTCATTCCGCTATTGGAATTGCTGTAGAAGAATAG
- the LOC128871677 gene encoding uncharacterized protein LOC128871677, with protein MSCPMGFGELNIPSSRAFWDDCDEDEPLQKDKEIKKLELLYEPNETAEPLSSKMFLLIEGADVSDFVEASLLQDARKICKLPSANSSLHYINDKELLIALLQEDLTNSGEVTELLLPYAKQAETVITLTVKSKIEYQSENLLKIRDEITLLRGINSKMSQVEELEAPNFVAGVAAGIACWRHNEKLPVSAYVAYTDNVSLDTLGAKPILKLLQELGVNCSETYKPVYKESSHLYI; from the exons ATGAGCTGTCCAATGGGTTTTGGTGAACTAAATATCCCATCTTCACGTGCTTTCTGGGATGACTGTGATGAGGACGAGCCACTACAAAAGGATAAGGAAATAAAGAA GCTCGAACTTTTATATGAACCGAACGAAACAGCAGAACCTTTGTCCAGTAAAATGTTTCTGCTAATCGAGGGAGCCGATGTGTCAGATTTCGTGGAAGCATCGTTGTTGCAGGACGCACGGAAAATCTGTAAACTACCATCTGCAAACTCCTCATTGCATTATATTAACGATAAGGAATTATTAATTGCGCTATTGCAAGAAGATCTAACAAATAGTGGTGAAGTTACTGAGTTGCTCCTCCCGTATGCGAAACAAGCTGAAACAGTGATAACATTAACTGTGaaatcaaaaattgaatatCAGAGTGAGAATTTGCTAAAAATTCGTGACGAGATTACATTATTGCGCGGCATAAATTCTAAAATGTCGCAGGTAGAAGAACTGGAGGCACCTAATTTTGTAGCTGGCGTGGCAGCGGGAA TTGCTTGCTGGCGTCATAACGAAAAACTGCCAGTATCAGCCTACGTCGCCTACACTGATAATGTCTCGCTGGATACATTGGGAGCGAAACCCATACTCAAATTGCTGCAGGAACTGGGTGTAAATTGCAGCGAAACATACAAACCTGTTTATAAGGAATCTtcacatctgtatatataa
- the LOC128871676 gene encoding histone PARylation factor 1-like, which yields MPKDDCKYWEKCYQKNAAHLEKYNHPTKKVHEEKEELKRKIPSVETKQQPRDDEIKDKPHTETPTTAGNSSSDERREIDTTDLRAEALGNIAGKNYMEILAKRIKFSVQAEYDELLRSNEFIRHKFLVEMPLDFYAFWKFACSLKSGGTGEEVLQYFEKQFQLQLVGAFEFLAGRFHKATIREPGDYLRHWRFFYDPPEFQTIFVRRDTGIHYGYWRDSPQEHDSLLLARNDAAKGCKFEFIAGNTFDAFLHYLEKDFTNTPFTGALVASTRKALQNFISANEIKLETLEPLRKRRSAKVVAKTLHEAGIVVPYDGKTEVGYRPLIISDAELKKILNFFVKAGASDDGGDNEDIKAAVIEKLQPVATAANIAMDECDFGTALELGIDLFCSGRRELHSLVQSLLVPAYSLLCRPQFIAISKAHIELRSKSHKLSIFEINQNKVGE from the coding sequence ATGCCTAAAGACGATTGCAAATATTGGGAGAAATGTTATCAGAAAAATGCAGCGCATTTGGAAAAGTATAACCATCCAACAAAGAAAGTTCACGAAGAAAAAGAGGAGCTAAAACGGAAAATACCATCCGTGGAGACTAAGCAGCAGCCAAGGGATGATGAAATCAAAGATAAACCTCACACAGAAACCCCGACTACTGCTGGTAACAGTAGTTCCGATGAACGCAGAGAAATTGATACAACTGATTTGCGTGCTGAAGCGCTTGGTAACATTGCGGGCAAAAACTACATGGAAATACTTGCCAAGCGCATAAAATTCTCAGTTCAGGCGGAATACGACGAATTATTACGTAGCAATGAGTTCATACGACACAAATTCCTCGTGGAAATGCCGCTGGACTTTTACGCCTTTTGGAAATTTGCTTGCAGCTTAAAAAGTGGTGGCACTGGTGAGGaagttttgcaatattttgagaAACAATTCCAACTGCAGTTGGTAGGAGCTTTTGAATTTCTTGCTGGACGCTTCCATAAAGCTACAATTCGTGAACCAGGTGACTACTTGCGGCACTGGCGATTCTTCTACGACCCACCtgaatttcaaacaatttttgtacgtCGGGATACTGGAATCCATTATGGTTATTGGCGCGATTCGCCACAAGAACATGATAGCCTTTTGTTGGCACGTAACGATGCTGCAAAAGGTTGCAAGTTTGAATTTATAGCTGGCAACACATTTGATGCATTTTTACACTATCTCGAGAAAGATTTCACCAACACACCTTTCACGGGAGCACTGGTGGCAAGCACGCGTAAGGcgctacaaaattttattagcgcaaatgaaattaaattagagACACTCGAACCCTTACGCAAACGACGTAGTGCTAAAGTGGTTGCTAAAACTCTCCATGAAGCTGGGATAGTAGTACCGTATGACGGCAAAACCGAAGTCGGTTATAGGCCACTGATTATATCGGATGCAGAGctgaagaaaatattgaattttttcgtAAAGGCAGGCGCTTCTGATGATGGTGGTGACAACGAGGATATTAAAGCGGCAGTAATCGAGAAGTTGCAGCCAGTGGCCACTGCCGCCAACATAGCAATGGACGAATGTGATTTTGGCACCGCTCTTGAATTAGGCATTGACTTATTTTGTAGTGGGCGACGTGAACTACATTCGTTGGTACAATCTTTACTAGTGCCGGCGTATTCACTACTATGTCGACCACAATTCATTGCTATCTCAAAAGCTCACATTGAGCTACGAAGCAAGTCACATAAACTTAGCATATTTGAAATAAACCAGAATAAAGTGGGTGAATGA
- the LOC128871678 gene encoding another transcription unit protein isoform X2, which produces MVRDDSVDGSGSESEVSHSPTPSPQIAPTPGYTLENHDPEPGTPHSRASEGSGSDRKSRSRSRSSSSSASRSNSGSRSGTRSQSGSPHSRPSGSVHSRHSATPIVSREHSPAGNREHSTAVSREQSIVRSREQSPAASREHTPVATHEQSSVAQESSPKRNATTPANQTPNDEDTRSQSPNLQIDDRANSRSRSRSRSQSHRSRSGTPRSKSGGSSRSGSGSRSRSRSRSGTRSRSGSRSHSGSRSRSGTPVSRKSGKSASGSESGSDFGARQRKKRKASASSGSESEGAQRKRGSGEEGDATAAVRAKKARIIDTDSENEESQKIDATDIFGDADDISLSEDEGPKSDTGSRKSRSRTRSRSKSKSSSRSGSHRSASGSHSRSRSRSSVSRSRSRSPARVEEPQQKEDEPEPIPETRIDVEIPRIVTDLGKEIHFVKLPNFLSVDTRPFDTETYEDEIDEEETMDEEGRQRIKLKVSNTIRWREYMANNGDMIKESNARFVRWSDGSMTLHLGNETFDVYRQPLHGDHNHMFIRQGTGLQGQAVFRTKLTFRPHSTESFTHKKMTMSLADRSQKTSGIKILTQVGKDPTTDRKYNLKKEEEKLRQAMRTQQKPQPKKKKSGAHDAHGGANSSYHHDDGSDDENAISLSAIKNKYKKGSGGGGGGGGGGGTPSVTSEQKGSAIYSSDEDDGSDFEGRRSKKMDKTKSVKALRDSDSESDEEHGSGKGSAGGSDSEASGSGSGSGDEGGGSNRGKGGGSGSGSGSDNDEHTAND; this is translated from the exons ATGGTTCGCGATGATTCCGTCGATGGTAGCG GTTCTGAATCTGAAGTCAGTCACAGCCCAACTCCGTCGCCTCAGATTGCACCAACGCCGGGTTACACATTAGAAAACCATGATCCTGAACCCGG TACACCGCATAGTCGAGCATCAGAGGGTAGTGGTAGCGATCGCAAGTCACGTTCTCGGTCACGTTCATCTTCTAGTTCGGCATCTCGCAGCAACTCCGGATCACGTTCCGGCACACGTTCTCAATCTGGTTCACCACATAGCAGGCCCTCGGGTTCTGTGCATAGCCGACATTCTGCAACACCAATTGTCAGTCGAGAACACAGCCCCGCTGGAAATCGTGAACATTCAACAGCAGTTAGCCGTGAACAATCAATTGTTAGAAGTCGAGAACAATCACCGGCAGCAAGCCGTGAACATACGCCCGTTGCTACCCATGAGCAATCGTCTGTTGCTCAAGAGTCGTCTCCCAAACGCAATGCAACTACACCAGCCAACCAAACACCCAACGATGAAGATACCCGTTCACAATCGCCTAACTTGCAAATAGATGATCGTGCTAATTCACGTTCCCGTTCGCGTTCTCGTAGTCAAAGTCACCGCTCACGCTCCGGCACACCACGTTCAAAATCTGGAGGCTCTTCACGCTCTGGATCAGGGTCTCGATCGCGTTCTCGTTCTCGGAGTGGCACAAGGTCACGTTCAGGATCGCGATCGCATTCTGGCTCACGCTCGAGATCAGGTACACCGGTATCGCGCAAATCTGGAAAGTCGGCAAGCGGATCTGAATCAGGAAGTGATTTTGGTGCACGGCAAAGGAAGAAGCGTAAAGCGTCTGCATCTAGTGGATCCGAGTCTGAAGGTGCTCAACGTAAACGAGGTAGTGGGGAAGAAGGCGATGCGACAGCCGCTGTAAGGGCAAAAAAGGCACGAATCATCGATACGGATAGCGAAAATGAAgag TCACAAAAAATTGACGCAACTGATATTTTTGGTGATGCCGATGATATCAGTTTATCGGAAGACGAAGGCCCCAAATCGGATACCGGTTCACGCAAGAGTCGCTCACGAACGCGTTCACGTTCAAAGTCAAAATCCAGCTCCCGCAGTGGTTCACATCGCTCAGCTTCAGGGTCCCATTCACGCTCTCGATCACGTTCTTCTGTTTCGCGGTCTCGCTCAAGAAGCCCTGCCCGTGTTGAGGAACCACAACAAAAAGAGGACGAACCAGAACCTATTCCCGAAACACGAATCGATGTGGAAATTCCACGAATCGTAACTGATCTGGGAAAGGAAATACATTTCGTTAAGCTTCCTAATTTCCTTTCAGTTGATACGCGACCTTTTGATACCGAAACTTACGAAGATGAAATTGACGAAGAAGAAACTATGGACGAAGAAGGTCGACAGCGCATCAAACTGAAAGTAAGTAACACCATACGTTGGCGTGAATATATGGCCAACAATGGTGACATGATCAAAGAATCGAATGCGCGTTTTGTGCGCTGGTCAGATGGTAGCATGACGTTGCATTTGGGCAACGAAACTTTCGATGTTTATCGCCAACCATTGCATGGTGATCACAATCACATGTTCATCCGTCAAGGTACGGGTTTGCAAGGGCAGGCGGTTTTCCGCACCAAGCTGACTTTCCGACCACACTCGACGGAATCGTTTACACATAAGAAAATGACAATGTCATTGGCCGATCGTTCACAAAAAACCAGCGGTATTAAGATTCTCACTCAAGTCGGCAAAGATCCGACTACCGATCGTAAATACAATCTCAAAAAAGAGGAAGAAAAACTGCGTCAAGCGATGCGTACTCAGCAGAAGCCACagccaaagaaaaagaaaagtggcGCACATGATGCCCATGGCGGCGCTAATTCATCGTACCATCACGATGATGGCAGCGATGACGAAAATGCTATTTCTCTTAGCGCTATTAAGAATAAGTATAAAAAAGGcagcggtggtggtggtggtggcggtggcggtggtggCACGCCATCAGTAACGTCCGAACAAAAGGGCTCGGCTATTTATTCGTCAGATGAAGATGATGGCTCTGACTTCGAAGGACGACGCAGCAAGAAAATGGACAAGACAAAATCGGTAAAGGCACTGCGCGACTCTGATAGCGAGTCGGATGAAGAGCATGGCAGTGGTAAGGGTAGTGCCGGCGGTAGCGACAGCGAGGCCAGTGGCAGCGGCAGCGGGAGCGGGGACGAAGGTGGTGGCAGTAATCGCGGAAAAGGCGGTGGCAGTGGCAGCGGAAGTGGCAGTGACAACGATGAACATACGGCAAAtgattaa
- the LOC128871678 gene encoding another transcription unit protein isoform X1, which produces MVRDDSVDGSGSESEVSHSPTPSPQIAPTPGYTLENHDPEPGTPHSRASEGSGSDRKSRSRSRSSSSSASRSNSGSRSGTRSQSGSPHSRPSGSVHSRHSATPIVSREHSPAGNREHSTAVSREQSIVRSREQSPAASREHTPVATHEQSSVAQESSPKRNATTPANQTPNDEDTRSQSPNLQIDDRANSRSRSRSRSQSHRSRSGTPRSKSGGSSRSGSGSRSRSRSRSGTRSRSGSRSHSGSRSRSGTPVSRKSGKSASGSESGSDFGARQRKKRKASASSGSESEGAQRKRGSGEEGDATAAVRAKKARIIDTDSENEEQSQKIDATDIFGDADDISLSEDEGPKSDTGSRKSRSRTRSRSKSKSSSRSGSHRSASGSHSRSRSRSSVSRSRSRSPARVEEPQQKEDEPEPIPETRIDVEIPRIVTDLGKEIHFVKLPNFLSVDTRPFDTETYEDEIDEEETMDEEGRQRIKLKVSNTIRWREYMANNGDMIKESNARFVRWSDGSMTLHLGNETFDVYRQPLHGDHNHMFIRQGTGLQGQAVFRTKLTFRPHSTESFTHKKMTMSLADRSQKTSGIKILTQVGKDPTTDRKYNLKKEEEKLRQAMRTQQKPQPKKKKSGAHDAHGGANSSYHHDDGSDDENAISLSAIKNKYKKGSGGGGGGGGGGGTPSVTSEQKGSAIYSSDEDDGSDFEGRRSKKMDKTKSVKALRDSDSESDEEHGSGKGSAGGSDSEASGSGSGSGDEGGGSNRGKGGGSGSGSGSDNDEHTAND; this is translated from the exons ATGGTTCGCGATGATTCCGTCGATGGTAGCG GTTCTGAATCTGAAGTCAGTCACAGCCCAACTCCGTCGCCTCAGATTGCACCAACGCCGGGTTACACATTAGAAAACCATGATCCTGAACCCGG TACACCGCATAGTCGAGCATCAGAGGGTAGTGGTAGCGATCGCAAGTCACGTTCTCGGTCACGTTCATCTTCTAGTTCGGCATCTCGCAGCAACTCCGGATCACGTTCCGGCACACGTTCTCAATCTGGTTCACCACATAGCAGGCCCTCGGGTTCTGTGCATAGCCGACATTCTGCAACACCAATTGTCAGTCGAGAACACAGCCCCGCTGGAAATCGTGAACATTCAACAGCAGTTAGCCGTGAACAATCAATTGTTAGAAGTCGAGAACAATCACCGGCAGCAAGCCGTGAACATACGCCCGTTGCTACCCATGAGCAATCGTCTGTTGCTCAAGAGTCGTCTCCCAAACGCAATGCAACTACACCAGCCAACCAAACACCCAACGATGAAGATACCCGTTCACAATCGCCTAACTTGCAAATAGATGATCGTGCTAATTCACGTTCCCGTTCGCGTTCTCGTAGTCAAAGTCACCGCTCACGCTCCGGCACACCACGTTCAAAATCTGGAGGCTCTTCACGCTCTGGATCAGGGTCTCGATCGCGTTCTCGTTCTCGGAGTGGCACAAGGTCACGTTCAGGATCGCGATCGCATTCTGGCTCACGCTCGAGATCAGGTACACCGGTATCGCGCAAATCTGGAAAGTCGGCAAGCGGATCTGAATCAGGAAGTGATTTTGGTGCACGGCAAAGGAAGAAGCGTAAAGCGTCTGCATCTAGTGGATCCGAGTCTGAAGGTGCTCAACGTAAACGAGGTAGTGGGGAAGAAGGCGATGCGACAGCCGCTGTAAGGGCAAAAAAGGCACGAATCATCGATACGGATAGCGAAAATGAAgag CAGTCACAAAAAATTGACGCAACTGATATTTTTGGTGATGCCGATGATATCAGTTTATCGGAAGACGAAGGCCCCAAATCGGATACCGGTTCACGCAAGAGTCGCTCACGAACGCGTTCACGTTCAAAGTCAAAATCCAGCTCCCGCAGTGGTTCACATCGCTCAGCTTCAGGGTCCCATTCACGCTCTCGATCACGTTCTTCTGTTTCGCGGTCTCGCTCAAGAAGCCCTGCCCGTGTTGAGGAACCACAACAAAAAGAGGACGAACCAGAACCTATTCCCGAAACACGAATCGATGTGGAAATTCCACGAATCGTAACTGATCTGGGAAAGGAAATACATTTCGTTAAGCTTCCTAATTTCCTTTCAGTTGATACGCGACCTTTTGATACCGAAACTTACGAAGATGAAATTGACGAAGAAGAAACTATGGACGAAGAAGGTCGACAGCGCATCAAACTGAAAGTAAGTAACACCATACGTTGGCGTGAATATATGGCCAACAATGGTGACATGATCAAAGAATCGAATGCGCGTTTTGTGCGCTGGTCAGATGGTAGCATGACGTTGCATTTGGGCAACGAAACTTTCGATGTTTATCGCCAACCATTGCATGGTGATCACAATCACATGTTCATCCGTCAAGGTACGGGTTTGCAAGGGCAGGCGGTTTTCCGCACCAAGCTGACTTTCCGACCACACTCGACGGAATCGTTTACACATAAGAAAATGACAATGTCATTGGCCGATCGTTCACAAAAAACCAGCGGTATTAAGATTCTCACTCAAGTCGGCAAAGATCCGACTACCGATCGTAAATACAATCTCAAAAAAGAGGAAGAAAAACTGCGTCAAGCGATGCGTACTCAGCAGAAGCCACagccaaagaaaaagaaaagtggcGCACATGATGCCCATGGCGGCGCTAATTCATCGTACCATCACGATGATGGCAGCGATGACGAAAATGCTATTTCTCTTAGCGCTATTAAGAATAAGTATAAAAAAGGcagcggtggtggtggtggtggcggtggcggtggtggCACGCCATCAGTAACGTCCGAACAAAAGGGCTCGGCTATTTATTCGTCAGATGAAGATGATGGCTCTGACTTCGAAGGACGACGCAGCAAGAAAATGGACAAGACAAAATCGGTAAAGGCACTGCGCGACTCTGATAGCGAGTCGGATGAAGAGCATGGCAGTGGTAAGGGTAGTGCCGGCGGTAGCGACAGCGAGGCCAGTGGCAGCGGCAGCGGGAGCGGGGACGAAGGTGGTGGCAGTAATCGCGGAAAAGGCGGTGGCAGTGGCAGCGGAAGTGGCAGTGACAACGATGAACATACGGCAAAtgattaa